One genomic segment of Microbacterium maritypicum includes these proteins:
- a CDS encoding GNAT family N-acetyltransferase yields the protein MTEITVTRNDEESRYELRSDDVLAGFAAFDLRPGSIRFTHTEIDPAFQGQGLAGKLASAALADAAERGDAIVPLCPYIAKYLETHEVPGAEIRWPKPPSAPAGSAGEDPTGRAE from the coding sequence ATGACCGAGATCACCGTGACCCGCAACGACGAAGAATCGCGCTACGAGCTCCGCTCCGACGACGTGCTCGCGGGCTTCGCGGCGTTCGATCTGCGCCCCGGATCCATCCGCTTCACCCACACCGAGATCGACCCGGCATTCCAGGGACAGGGACTGGCGGGGAAGCTCGCATCGGCCGCTCTGGCGGATGCGGCGGAGCGTGGTGATGCGATCGTGCCGCTGTGCCCGTACATCGCGAAGTACCTCGAGACCCACGAGGTGCCGGGCGCGGAGATCCGCTGGCCGAAGCCCCCGTCCGCCCCCGCCGGATCCGCAGGTGAGGACCCGACGGGCCGAGCGGAATGA